From the genome of Leguminivora glycinivorella isolate SPB_JAAS2020 chromosome Z, LegGlyc_1.1, whole genome shotgun sequence, one region includes:
- the LOC125240586 gene encoding lipase 3-like, whose product MDGYILTLHRLRCNKVFEENDYQSKKRIILLHHGLLGSSADWLLLGPKKALPYILSDEGHDVWMANARGNIYSRSHVSLNLNSDEYWNFSWQEIGERDLPATLDYIRKTSNSTEPIDYIGHSMGATALLVLLSVDQNYNRYIRIAFLLAPLAFMAHTQGPMEIMAKMEEADLLKLLGTREFAPKRQAHLPANYAEFISKMCNDLAVYCTNPLFFLSGSPLQEGTRTTESTDQLLEYTPAGASSKTIIHYLMLIASKKFHHYKRPDWQFKLKYISTPILILSSNDDLISNAADNQMLYLSILNPLGHIIIKDQNFSHTEFAWGFNADLLIYYKIRDLIELGPDIITVQ is encoded by the coding sequence ATGGATGGTTATATCTTGACACTGCACCGTTTGCGTTGTAATAAAGTATTCGAGGAAAATGACTACCAAAGTAAAAAGCGCATAATCTTGCTTCATCATGGGCTACTAGGCAGCTCAGCAGACTGGTTGCTACTTGGACCGAAAAAGGCACTACCGTATATTTTATCTGACGAGGGCCACGATGTTTGGATGGCAAATGCCAGGGGAAACATTTACTCCCGTTCTCACGTTAGTTTGAACCTTAACTCTGACGAATATTGGAACTTTTCATGGCAAGAGATCGGTGAACGCGATCTGCCGGCTACATTGGATTACATAAGGAAGACAAGCAACAGCACCGAACCCATAGATTATATCGGCCATTCAATGGGAGCGACTGCCTTATTAGTGTTGCTTTCAGTTGATCAAAACTATAATAGATACATTAGAATTGCCTTCTTACTTGCTCCATTAGCATTTATGGCACACACTCAAGGTCCAATGGAAATTATGGCAAAAATGGAAGAAGCAGACCTCTTAAAACTTTTAGGCACAAGAGAATTCGCGCCTAAGAGACAAGCCCACCTACCTGCAAATTACGCAGAGTTTATATCTAAAATGTGCAACGATTTAGCTGTTTATTGTACAAATCCATTATTTTTTCTAAGTGGAAGTCCTTTGCAAGAAGGTACCAGAACGACCGAGTCGACCGATCAGCTCTTGGAATATACCCCGGCCGGTGCATCCTCGAAAACAATAATTCATTATCTCATGTTAATTGCAAGCAAAAAATTTCATCATTATAAAAGACCTGATTGGCAGTtcaaattaaaatacataaGTACTCCAATCCTCATTTTAAGTTCAAACGATGATTTAATATCGAACGCAGCGGATAACCAGatgttgtatttatctattttgaATCCACTGGGtcatataataattaaagatCAGAACTTTAGCCACACTGAATTTGCTTGGGGTTTCAATGCGGACTtactaatatattataaaattagAGATTTGATTGAGTTGGGCCCCGATATAATAACGgtacaataa